Proteins found in one Paenibacillus dendritiformis genomic segment:
- a CDS encoding ABC transporter substrate-binding protein, which produces MTLLVITAAMLSGCFGEKPVLEELGADGAGTLKVVYADEKSFYSRYGNAFQVKYPGIEIEVVSWGEMHRELRDKDDADMKAERLEFLRKHNPDVVIVSLDEMGEMAQEGKLYNLDAVIAQEKFDLEGYMPGLIDMIRGKGSGSLYGLAPEFSTSAIYYNADLFREHHIDPPRHQMTWEELLELSSRFKGLGSRENQIAGYYERHGKPDQLLLRMADAYALRLFDAKGEKLMFETDGWKRAMKLAADSIRNQSAYMQPPIEDEQGNLLWGSDSLFFQGKAAMIMEETWFMSDLKHRPAWDKEAKSFDWGIVTAPVDPASPDSSPYVRLHQVFAIAADSPNKRAAWELVKFVNGPDRAKANSRKTKETLPTRIHLVEEIEGKSLEAFYLLRPRAQSKSIWDNFFNIGIPHEFFWEFRTILSREMEAVIGKMKTVEEAAAAVQAEGDAVLRKIREEEKARRLTTEDSSQ; this is translated from the coding sequence ATGACGCTGCTGGTGATTACCGCTGCCATGCTCAGCGGCTGCTTCGGAGAGAAGCCGGTGCTGGAAGAACTGGGGGCAGACGGCGCCGGGACGCTGAAAGTAGTCTATGCCGATGAGAAAAGCTTCTACTCCAGATACGGAAATGCTTTTCAAGTCAAATATCCGGGCATTGAAATCGAAGTGGTGAGCTGGGGCGAGATGCACCGTGAACTGAGAGACAAGGATGATGCCGATATGAAGGCGGAACGGCTGGAGTTTCTCCGCAAGCATAATCCCGATGTGGTCATCGTGAGTCTGGATGAAATGGGGGAGATGGCGCAGGAAGGCAAGCTGTATAATTTGGATGCCGTCATTGCGCAGGAAAAATTCGATCTGGAAGGGTATATGCCGGGTCTTATCGATATGATTCGGGGCAAAGGAAGCGGTTCTTTATATGGATTGGCCCCTGAATTCAGCACGAGCGCCATCTATTACAACGCTGATCTGTTCCGGGAGCATCATATCGATCCGCCGCGCCATCAGATGACCTGGGAAGAGCTGTTGGAGCTGTCAAGCCGGTTCAAGGGCCTCGGTTCGCGCGAGAACCAGATTGCCGGCTACTACGAACGGCATGGGAAGCCGGATCAACTGCTGCTGAGGATGGCGGACGCTTATGCGCTGCGCCTGTTCGACGCGAAGGGAGAGAAGCTCATGTTCGAGACCGATGGCTGGAAGCGGGCGATGAAGCTGGCGGCCGATTCGATCCGCAATCAATCGGCCTATATGCAGCCGCCGATCGAAGACGAGCAGGGCAACCTGTTATGGGGCTCCGATTCTCTCTTTTTTCAAGGCAAGGCGGCAATGATCATGGAGGAGACATGGTTCATGTCCGACCTCAAACATCGCCCTGCGTGGGATAAGGAAGCGAAGTCCTTCGATTGGGGCATCGTCACGGCCCCTGTCGATCCGGCCTCGCCCGACTCGTCTCCGTACGTAAGGCTGCACCAAGTATTCGCCATTGCGGCAGATTCTCCGAACAAGCGGGCGGCATGGGAGCTCGTCAAATTCGTGAACGGGCCAGACAGGGCCAAGGCCAACTCCCGCAAGACAAAGGAAACTTTGCCGACAAGAATCCATTTGGTAGAGGAAATCGAAGGCAAAAGTCTGGAAGCCTTCTATTTGCTGCGGCCGCGGGCACAGTCCAAATCCATCTGGGACAACTTCTTCAACATCGGGATTCCCCATGAGTTCTTCTGGGAATTCAGAACGATATTGTCGCGGGAGATGGAGGCTGTGATCGGCAAGATGAAGACAGTGGAGGAAGCCGCCGCTGCGGTGCAGGCGGAAGGAGACGCCGTTCTTCGCAAGATTAGGGAAGAGGAGAAGGCGCGCCGTCTCACGACAGAGGACAGCAGTCAATAG
- a CDS encoding ABC transporter substrate-binding protein, which translates to MGGKSKLALLLTTVVALLSGCFGEKPVLDELGKDGKGKIKVVYYNEESFYSQYGNYFNVKYPDIEFEVVNLQEMNRELQDKENVDYEAERLKFLDKHKPDVLMVDLPMMEKLVQEGELYNLDAVIAQEKFDVEGFMPGLIDMIRERGGGSLYGLAPIFYTNVIYYNAELFREHHIELPRNKMSWQEVLELSGRFAGIGSGEDQLYGYYQRFGASEQMVFDMANASSLRLFDAKGEKLVFHTDGWKQAVKLATESIRNKAVYTRSMDEGDSPQEFSSDDDLFFKGRAAMIMDGPWFLSQLKNRAMWDKDSKKIDWGMVTVPVDPASPDESWYVRLNQVYAIAADSPNKRAAWEFVKFVNGPEMAKAASRSIDGHLPTRNQFMKEIDGKSTEAFYSLRPKGQNESMWGGPNADVPQQFYSEFRTILRQELKAVIDNKKTVDEAVAAVQAEGEAALQKGREADKAREAAERN; encoded by the coding sequence TTGGGAGGAAAATCGAAGCTTGCTCTGCTTCTGACTACAGTCGTTGCCCTGCTTAGTGGCTGCTTCGGCGAGAAGCCCGTGCTGGATGAGCTGGGTAAAGACGGCAAGGGGAAGATCAAAGTTGTTTATTACAATGAAGAAAGCTTCTATTCGCAATACGGCAATTATTTTAACGTGAAATACCCGGATATCGAATTTGAAGTCGTAAATTTACAAGAAATGAACCGGGAGCTGCAAGACAAAGAAAATGTCGATTATGAAGCTGAGCGGTTGAAGTTTCTGGACAAGCATAAGCCGGATGTGCTGATGGTTGATTTGCCTATGATGGAGAAGCTGGTCCAGGAAGGCGAGCTGTATAATCTGGATGCCGTCATCGCTCAGGAAAAATTTGATGTGGAAGGGTTTATGCCCGGCCTTATCGACATGATTCGGGAAAGGGGCGGCGGTTCGCTGTACGGGCTGGCTCCTATTTTTTATACCAATGTCATTTACTATAACGCCGAGCTGTTCCGGGAGCATCATATCGAACTGCCGCGCAATAAAATGAGCTGGCAGGAGGTGCTCGAGCTGTCGGGCCGCTTCGCTGGCATCGGCTCAGGCGAGGATCAGCTCTATGGATACTACCAGCGATTCGGAGCGTCTGAGCAGATGGTGTTCGATATGGCGAACGCTTCGTCGCTGCGATTGTTCGATGCCAAGGGGGAGAAGCTGGTCTTCCATACGGATGGCTGGAAGCAGGCGGTGAAACTGGCAACGGAATCGATCCGGAACAAGGCGGTCTACACCCGATCGATGGATGAGGGGGACTCCCCCCAGGAATTTTCGTCGGATGACGATCTCTTTTTCAAAGGCAGGGCGGCTATGATCATGGATGGCCCATGGTTCCTGTCCCAATTGAAGAACCGTGCCATGTGGGATAAAGATTCAAAGAAAATTGACTGGGGCATGGTGACAGTGCCCGTCGATCCGGCTTCTCCAGATGAGTCTTGGTACGTGCGACTGAACCAAGTGTATGCCATCGCGGCGGATTCCCCGAACAAGCGGGCGGCGTGGGAGTTCGTCAAATTCGTGAACGGGCCGGAGATGGCCAAGGCAGCCTCCCGATCGATAGACGGCCATCTGCCGACACGGAACCAGTTCATGAAGGAAATTGACGGCAAAAGCACAGAGGCATTCTATTCGCTGCGTCCGAAGGGGCAGAACGAATCGATGTGGGGCGGACCGAATGCGGATGTCCCGCAGCAATTTTACTCGGAGTTCAGAACGATCCTGAGGCAGGAACTGAAAGCCGTTATCGACAACAAAAAGACGGTAGATGAAGCTGTCGCCGCGGTGCAGGCGGAAGGCGAAGCAGCCCTGCAGAAGGGCCGGGAAGCGGATAAAGCGCGCGAAGCAGCCGAAAGGAATTGA